A region of the Streptomyces durocortorensis genome:
ATGATGGCGGTGGACGCGATCAGCGCGGCCCTGCCGTAGGGGCGGGCCCGTGAACGACCGAAGTCCCCTGCCGGAAGCAAGACTTCCGGCAGGGGACTTCGGCTTGCGCGCCTCGACGTGCGCACATGTCGCGGCGTCAGGTCGTGGCGTCAGGTCGTGGCGTCAGGTCGTGGCGTCAGGTCACGGACGCAGCCCTCCTGATGTCCTCGGCATGCAGGTACGACACGATCGCGGCCTCGAACCGCGACTTCAGGTTCAGCTTGCGCACGATGCTCGACGTGTGGGCCCGAACCGTACGTTCCGTGATGCCGAGTCTCCGGGCCAGCCAGCGGTTCTGCTCGCCGCTCGCCAGCAGTACGAGCACTTCCAGCTCGCGTTCGGTGAGCGCGGCGAAGTCCATCACCTGCCGCCCACCGGCCATCGCCCGCCCATCGGCAGCCATCCGCCCGCCGGCAGTCATCCGTTCGTCGACCGTCATCCGTTCGTCAGCCATCGCCGTCACAGCAGTCTCCATCCTTTGATCGTCCACTGTCCCCCGTCCCGCGCCCGCCACCCGGCCGGCAGGGACTACCTGCTGCTTTACCTTTGCATTACCCTCTCCCTCATCAGTTCGACGGTTGCGCGGCATTTGACCGATGCGGCAGCACCGTCGGTTGTCGTGCGGCACGCGGGGGAGCGGCAGCAGTGAACGACGGAAGCCTGTCCATACTCGGCCTCAACACCACGGAGGAACGCGCCTACCGGCACTTCCTGCGCAATCCGGGCACCAGCACCGAGGACATCGGCGTCCTCCTCCACAGCCCGCGCGAAGAGGTGGAGAAGGCCCTCGCCCGGCTGGCCGAGCTGGGCCTGCTGCGGACCGACGGGCACGGCGGTGTCTCGGCGGCCGATCCGGAGACCGCGGTCGAGCGCCTCACGGAGATACGGCTGCGCGAGCTGCACGAACAGCTCCACCAGGTCACCAGGTCCCGGCATCTGGTCGCCGAGCTGACCGCCGAGCAGCAGGCCCGGCCCCTCGCCACGCAGGGCGTGGAGCGGCTCGAAGTGCTCCGCCAGATCCGCGACCGGATCGATGACCTGGCCTTCTTCGCCCGCCAGGAGATCCTTTCCGTCGAGCCGTACACAGCACTCACCCCCGAGAACATCGCGCACGCCCGCCCGTTGGACACCCGGTGTCTACGCCGGGGCGTGCAGATCCGCAGCGTGGTGCTGCGGGAAGCACTCGACCACCCGCCCACCGTGGCCTACCTCCGCGAACTCACCGCGCAGGGCGCGTCGATCCGGGCCGCGGACAAGCTGTCCGAGCGGATCCTCGTGTACGACCGCCGTACGGCCCTGGTGCCCGTCGATCCCTCGGACACCTCGCGCGGCGCGCTGGTCACCCAGCAGGCCGGGCTGGTCTCCAACATCCTGGCCCTGTTCGAGAAGATCTGGACCGAGTCCACTGACCTCTCCGCCCTGATCGACACCCACCCCGCGCCCTCGGGCGTGCTGTCCGAGATGGAGCAGCGCGTCATGGAGGAGATGTGCCGGGTCGCCAAGGACGAGACGGGCGCACGGAACCTGGACATCTCGGTACGGACGTACCGCCGCCATGTCGCCGACGTGCTCCGCATCCTGGACGCGACCAGCCGCCCGCACGCTGCCCTGCTGGCCCGCGAGAAGGGCTGGATCTGAGACGGGAGAGGCAAGGCCCTACCCGCTCCCCTCCAGCACCCACCCCTCCAGGGCCCGGTCCCGCAGTGCCTCGGCGCACCGCTCCCGCGCGTCCCGCACGCCGCCGCGCACCAGGACGGTGATCCGGTCCTCCTCGATGCGCTGGCCGCAGTCCCAGTGCGCGGGCAGCATCCCGATGAGCCGGAGCACCGCGGTGCCGGCGGGC
Encoded here:
- a CDS encoding helix-turn-helix domain-containing protein, whose product is METAVTAMADERMTVDERMTAGGRMAADGRAMAGGRQVMDFAALTERELEVLVLLASGEQNRWLARRLGITERTVRAHTSSIVRKLNLKSRFEAAIVSYLHAEDIRRAASVT
- a CDS encoding helix-turn-helix transcriptional regulator; this translates as MNDGSLSILGLNTTEERAYRHFLRNPGTSTEDIGVLLHSPREEVEKALARLAELGLLRTDGHGGVSAADPETAVERLTEIRLRELHEQLHQVTRSRHLVAELTAEQQARPLATQGVERLEVLRQIRDRIDDLAFFARQEILSVEPYTALTPENIAHARPLDTRCLRRGVQIRSVVLREALDHPPTVAYLRELTAQGASIRAADKLSERILVYDRRTALVPVDPSDTSRGALVTQQAGLVSNILALFEKIWTESTDLSALIDTHPAPSGVLSEMEQRVMEEMCRVAKDETGARNLDISVRTYRRHVADVLRILDATSRPHAALLAREKGWI